In Synechococcus sp. RS9909, one genomic interval encodes:
- a CDS encoding TerB family tellurite resistance protein — protein sequence MTIYPGRHLSPELRQCLGRAGLPCLMTMARLHGEPSKRALAAIRGIRDHLLELPDVDLSRLPSLEPEAMAAGITACDADPEWRERILRGMTLVALFDGEPSPEALELLERTARSFQVNASPVRSYRNVMQERLGMVRLDLARRSFVRDAARATLRDGGLPMLAATLKVLSGHRDQATLERFQALEDYPNGSFGKAYADFISINQFNFPGDVGGPPVPVFRHDCCHVLGGYGTTAAEEGGVVGFQAGFEQLDPFDVVMFAMAEFELGIGASPFIPGEFGQLDPDRLFAGLEHGSHVTTDLIRDIDPWDHFADPLEEVRERFAIPPRGRSPEYPQPSAAPSQG from the coding sequence ATGACCATCTATCCCGGCCGCCACCTCTCCCCCGAACTGCGCCAGTGCCTGGGCCGAGCCGGCCTGCCCTGCCTGATGACCATGGCGCGCCTGCACGGCGAGCCATCGAAGCGGGCCCTGGCGGCGATTCGCGGCATCCGTGATCACCTGCTGGAGTTGCCGGACGTGGATCTGAGCCGTCTGCCCAGCCTGGAGCCGGAGGCGATGGCCGCGGGCATCACGGCCTGCGATGCCGATCCGGAATGGCGGGAACGCATCCTGCGCGGCATGACCCTGGTGGCCCTATTCGATGGAGAGCCGAGCCCTGAGGCCCTCGAACTGCTGGAACGCACCGCCCGCAGCTTTCAGGTGAACGCCTCGCCGGTGCGCTCCTACCGGAATGTGATGCAGGAGCGACTGGGGATGGTGCGTCTGGATCTGGCTCGACGCAGCTTTGTGCGCGATGCGGCTCGCGCCACGCTGCGGGATGGGGGTCTGCCGATGTTGGCCGCCACCTTGAAGGTGCTGAGCGGACACCGTGATCAGGCAACGCTGGAGCGGTTCCAGGCTCTGGAGGACTACCCGAACGGCAGCTTCGGCAAGGCCTACGCCGACTTCATCAGCATCAATCAATTCAATTTCCCGGGTGATGTGGGCGGTCCGCCAGTGCCGGTGTTTCGCCACGATTGTTGCCATGTGCTCGGCGGATACGGCACCACGGCAGCGGAAGAGGGCGGTGTGGTGGGCTTCCAGGCCGGTTTCGAGCAGCTCGATCCCTTTGATGTGGTGATGTTTGCCATGGCGGAATTCGAGCTGGGGATCGGCGCCTCACCGTTCATCCCTGGGGAATTCGGTCAACTCGATCCCGACCGCCTGTTCGCAGGGCTGGAACATGGCAGCCACGTGACCACCGATCTGATCCGCGACATCGATCCCTGGGACCATTTCGCCGATCCGCTGGAGGAGGTGCGGGAGCGCTTCGCCATTCCGCCCCGGGGCCGCTCTCCTGAGTATCCCCAGCCCAGTGCTGCCCCTAGTCAGGGGTGA
- a CDS encoding DUF2256 domain-containing protein: protein MTRPRDRPTKICAVCGRPFQWRRKWKDVWDEVRYCSERCRRDRNRQQQRERHTELTPD from the coding sequence ATGACGCGCCCGCGTGATCGCCCCACCAAGATCTGTGCCGTGTGCGGTCGTCCGTTTCAGTGGCGTCGCAAGTGGAAGGACGTGTGGGATGAGGTGCGCTACTGCTCAGAGCGGTGTCGCCGTGATCGCAACCGTCAGCAACAGCGCGAGCGTCATACTGAGCTCACCCCTGACTAG
- a CDS encoding PilZ domain-containing protein produces MPCWRWAVTGSRAICSSGPCRQSSSPSTWLPFAAHELRFRTAIAADLLDLGEGGACLAIANECRLQPGDQAQLRIPSTTGESELHRVWVRWRDDDAEMIAALGVQWLRPNDAPA; encoded by the coding sequence ATGCCCTGCTGGAGATGGGCTGTGACGGGTTCCAGGGCTATCTGTTCCAGCGGCCCATGCCGGCAGAGCAGTTCGCCGAGCACTTGGTTGCCCTTCGCAGCGCATGAGCTCAGATTTCGAACAGCAATTGCAGCCGACCTGCTTGATCTCGGTGAGGGTGGAGCCTGCCTGGCGATCGCCAACGAATGTCGGCTGCAGCCGGGAGATCAGGCGCAGCTTCGGATCCCTTCGACGACTGGTGAGTCTGAGCTCCATCGGGTGTGGGTGCGATGGCGTGATGATGATGCTGAGATGATCGCAGCCCTCGGGGTGCAATGGCTTCGCCCCAATGACGCGCCCGCGTGA
- a CDS encoding bifunctional diguanylate cyclase/phosphodiesterase yields MQFKRESLTDRLKQLLIEAEQLGMMGSWELIHASGELLWSLGTHRVFGIAPTITPDYALFLSCVHPDERERVDQAYRSSVATGQAYDMRHRVVTPDGQLKVIQARATTSLDRQGKPLRSVGIVQDITALAETEQELARLAFTDPLTTLLNRQALMRELTRRCGDEPGEALALINLDLDGFQAFNDSFGVAAGDRLLVALAARLRDQLPADALIARLESDEFLVVIPAAFEQMASWVDSIQALVGALNADPLQQSLAPTASVGASHFPTHGHDPIALVQSANTALMEAKRRAKQGRCLYSAAISERIHQQLSLEADLQQAIKHQDFHLVFQAQVGRDGALLGAEVLLRWRHPQGHLVPPGVFIPLAEQSGQIAAITDWVLDAACAQVVQWQQKNLQVPRLAINLSAALLGVAHRQLDQVFLATLARYRLDPSAFELEITETALLQHLEVSRNQLIALLEAGFQLAIDDFGTGYASLLTLRVLPATTIKIDGSFVQRMQRDPVDLAIVRRSIQLIHDLGMVALAEGVENEQQQNALLEMGCDGFQGYLFQRPMPAEQFAEHLVALRSA; encoded by the coding sequence ATGCAGTTCAAGCGCGAGAGCCTGACTGATCGATTGAAGCAGCTGCTGATCGAAGCGGAGCAGCTCGGCATGATGGGGAGCTGGGAGCTGATTCACGCCAGCGGTGAGTTGCTCTGGTCGTTGGGCACCCATCGGGTCTTCGGGATTGCGCCCACCATCACCCCCGACTACGCCCTGTTCCTGTCCTGCGTCCATCCCGACGAACGCGAGCGCGTCGATCAGGCTTATCGCAGCTCTGTGGCCACCGGGCAGGCATACGACATGCGCCACCGCGTCGTCACACCCGATGGCCAGCTGAAGGTGATTCAGGCACGAGCCACCACCAGCCTCGATCGCCAGGGGAAGCCCCTGCGTTCCGTTGGCATCGTTCAGGACATTACCGCCCTGGCTGAAACGGAGCAGGAGCTGGCCCGTCTTGCCTTCACCGATCCGTTGACGACGCTGCTCAACCGTCAGGCGCTCATGCGTGAGCTGACCCGTCGCTGTGGCGACGAGCCTGGGGAGGCGCTGGCCCTCATCAACCTCGACCTCGATGGTTTTCAGGCGTTCAACGACAGCTTCGGCGTCGCTGCGGGCGATCGCTTGTTGGTCGCCCTGGCAGCCCGCTTGCGCGATCAGTTGCCCGCCGATGCCCTGATTGCGCGTTTGGAGAGTGATGAGTTTTTGGTGGTGATTCCCGCAGCCTTCGAGCAAATGGCCAGCTGGGTTGACTCGATTCAGGCGCTTGTCGGCGCTTTGAATGCAGACCCGTTGCAACAGTCCCTCGCACCCACGGCGTCGGTGGGTGCCAGCCATTTCCCCACCCACGGTCATGACCCCATCGCCCTGGTGCAGTCCGCCAACACCGCACTGATGGAGGCCAAGCGGCGGGCGAAGCAGGGCCGCTGTTTGTATAGCGCCGCGATCAGTGAGCGCATCCACCAGCAGCTTTCGCTGGAGGCCGATCTGCAGCAGGCGATCAAGCACCAAGATTTTCATCTTGTGTTTCAGGCCCAGGTGGGCCGTGATGGTGCCCTGTTGGGTGCCGAGGTGCTGCTCCGATGGAGGCATCCTCAAGGCCATCTCGTGCCGCCCGGCGTGTTCATCCCGCTGGCGGAGCAATCTGGGCAGATTGCCGCCATCACCGATTGGGTTCTGGACGCGGCCTGCGCCCAGGTGGTGCAGTGGCAGCAGAAGAACCTGCAGGTTCCGCGTCTGGCGATCAATCTATCCGCGGCTCTGCTCGGTGTTGCCCATCGCCAGCTTGATCAGGTGTTTTTGGCGACCTTGGCGCGTTATCGGCTCGATCCGTCGGCTTTTGAGTTGGAAATCACCGAAACAGCGCTGCTGCAGCATTTGGAGGTGTCTCGCAACCAACTCATCGCTCTGCTGGAGGCGGGTTTTCAGCTGGCGATCGATGATTTCGGCACCGGCTACGCCTCCTTGCTCACCTTGCGGGTGCTGCCGGCAACCACAATCAAGATCGACGGGAGCTTTGTGCAGCGGATGCAACGCGATCCGGTTGACCTTGCGATTGTTCGCCGCTCGATTCAATTGATCCACGACCTCGGCATGGTGGCGTTGGCCGAAGGCGTGGAAAACGAGCAGCAGCAGAATGCCCTGCTGGAGATGGGCTGTGACGGGTTCCAGGGCTATCTGTTCCAGCGGCCCATGCCGGCAGAGCAGTTCGCCGAGCACTTGGTTGCCCTTCGCAGCGCATGA
- a CDS encoding acetolactate decarboxylase, translating into MSGTLVGFWTPSYARTINVPGYHLHLLSDDHQHGGHVLDLHCRELKVALHREDELHLALPESKHS; encoded by the coding sequence GTGAGCGGCACCCTGGTGGGCTTCTGGACCCCCAGCTATGCCCGCACGATCAACGTGCCGGGATACCACCTGCATCTGCTCAGCGATGACCATCAACACGGGGGCCACGTGCTCGATCTGCACTGCCGCGAGCTCAAGGTGGCTCTGCACCGCGAAGATGAACTCCATCTCGCCCTGCCGGAAAGCAAACACAGTTGA
- a CDS encoding DUF4278 domain-containing protein, with protein MNTLDLTRNRIQKAEALREAQRLMAKAYRGVEYIDAHHTAQKPKKPTELRYRGVRYSV; from the coding sequence ATGAACACCCTCGATCTCACCCGCAATCGCATCCAGAAAGCGGAAGCCTTGCGCGAAGCGCAGCGCCTGATGGCGAAGGCCTACCGGGGCGTCGAATACATCGATGCCCATCACACGGCCCAGAAACCCAAGAAGCCCACCGAACTCCGCTACCGCGGTGTTCGCTACAGCGTCTGA